From a region of the Tachypleus tridentatus isolate NWPU-2018 chromosome 1, ASM421037v1, whole genome shotgun sequence genome:
- the LOC143258357 gene encoding HAUS augmin-like complex subunit 4 isoform X4, whose product MVFITEKNQFIKAEEELKKEKHAYFQDLIVYDIIQELLFNFDISSQKTVLSTEELQIYSDLKNCFINAELTSYLDLRNDSDSSFNKKSSCHILGLTPTLLSVQSPAVVDEIVKNKLVLQIEESVLKKCKAILNFLGQAGETSDKFIPAKMSQLAMKLDAQKQTMEESKQKLDVSQEKKDRLVWKDFQTLMESVNVLKKLLTSHRLKSQVDYDSVTGEYLISKCDALLLKAKVVELEVMCGTYTTDCVSALKVIRDQLNKYKKSICKEVSEASMALSAYESVGENFDQLVQEYSYLKAEIENKEWALKEFQNY is encoded by the exons ATGGTGTTTATAACGGAGAAAAATCAATTTATAAAG GCAGAAGAagaactgaagaaagaaaaacatgctTATTTCCAAGATCTGATTGTTTATGACATAATTCaggaattattatttaattttgacatCAGTAGTCAGAAAACGGTTCTCTCTACAGAAGAGTTGCAg ATTTATTCTGaccttaaaaactgttttataaacgcTGAGCTGACTAGCTACCTTGATTTACGTAATGACAGTGATAGCTCTTTCAACAAGAAAAGTTCCTGCCACATTCTTGGACTCACTCCAACACTTCTCTCAGTTCAGTCACCAGCTGTAGTGGATGAG ATTGTTAAGAATAAGCTAGTTCTACAGATAGAGGAAagtgttttaaagaaatgtaaagCCATTCTGAACTTTCTTGGTCAAG CAGGTGAAACAAGTGATAAGTTTATTCCTGCAAAGATGTCCCAGTTGGCAATGAAGTTGGATGCTCAGAAACAAACCATGGAGGAAAGTAAACAGAAGCTAGATGTTAGTCAAGAAAAGAAAGATAGGCTTGTCTGGAAAGATTTTCAG ACACTCATGGAGTCAGTTAATGTACTGAAGAAGTTACTAACAAGCCACAGGTTAAAGTCACAGGTTGACTATGATTCAGTCACTGGGGAATATCTCATTTCTAAGTGTGATGCCTTATTATTAAAAGCTAA AGTTGTGGAACTTGAAGTTATGTGTGGAACATATACAACAGACTGTGTGTCTGCTCTGAAGGTCATAAG AGACCAgttgaataaatacaaaaaatctaTATGTAAGGAAGTATCCGAAGCATCAATGGCGTTAAGTGCCTACGAGTCTGTCGGTGAAAACTTTGATCAGCTTGTTCAAGAATATTCGTACTTGAAGGCAGAGATCGAAAACAAGGAGTGGGCCTTGAAAGAGTTCCAAAATTATTAA
- the LOC143258357 gene encoding HAUS augmin-like complex subunit 4 isoform X3, whose translation MAGAGSNGVYNGEKSIYKVNNTLPVYVSQEDLEKFPQFQNFLLKLSNHISPEGTSKQVLQDVQQAEEELKKEKHAYFQDLIVYDIIQELLFNFDISSQKTVLSTEELQIYSDLKNCFINAELTSYLDLRNDSDSSFNKKSSCHILGLTPTLLSVQSPAVVDEIVKNKLVLQIEESVLKKCKAILNFLGQAGETSDKFIPAKMSQLAMKLDAQKQTMEESKQKLDVSQEKKDRLVWKDFQTLMESVNVLKKLLTSHRLKSQVDYDSVTGEYLISKCDALLLKAKVVELEVMCGTYTTDCVSALKVISSSRYATPPNRVIFVNTGPETVLT comes from the exons ATGGCAGGAGCGGGCAGCAATGGTGTTTATAACGGAGAAAAATCAATTTATAAAG TAAACAACACTCTGCCAGTTTATGTTTCACAAGAAGACCTAGAGAAGTTTCCACAGTTTCAAAACTTTCTCTTGAAGTTGAGTAATCATATAAGCCCAGAAGGAACTAGTAAACAAGTGTTACAGGATGTACAACAA GCAGAAGAagaactgaagaaagaaaaacatgctTATTTCCAAGATCTGATTGTTTATGACATAATTCaggaattattatttaattttgacatCAGTAGTCAGAAAACGGTTCTCTCTACAGAAGAGTTGCAg ATTTATTCTGaccttaaaaactgttttataaacgcTGAGCTGACTAGCTACCTTGATTTACGTAATGACAGTGATAGCTCTTTCAACAAGAAAAGTTCCTGCCACATTCTTGGACTCACTCCAACACTTCTCTCAGTTCAGTCACCAGCTGTAGTGGATGAG ATTGTTAAGAATAAGCTAGTTCTACAGATAGAGGAAagtgttttaaagaaatgtaaagCCATTCTGAACTTTCTTGGTCAAG CAGGTGAAACAAGTGATAAGTTTATTCCTGCAAAGATGTCCCAGTTGGCAATGAAGTTGGATGCTCAGAAACAAACCATGGAGGAAAGTAAACAGAAGCTAGATGTTAGTCAAGAAAAGAAAGATAGGCTTGTCTGGAAAGATTTTCAG ACACTCATGGAGTCAGTTAATGTACTGAAGAAGTTACTAACAAGCCACAGGTTAAAGTCACAGGTTGACTATGATTCAGTCACTGGGGAATATCTCATTTCTAAGTGTGATGCCTTATTATTAAAAGCTAA AGTTGTGGAACTTGAAGTTATGTGTGGAACATATACAACAGACTGTGTGTCTGCTCTGAAGGTCATAAG CTCTTCACGATACGCCACTCCCCCGAATAGAGTAATATTCGTTAACACAGGACCAGAAACTGTTTTAACGTGA
- the LOC143258357 gene encoding HAUS augmin-like complex subunit 4 isoform X1 yields MAGAGSNGVYNGEKSIYKVNNTLPVYVSQEDLEKFPQFQNFLLKLSNHISPEGTSKQVLQDVQQAEEELKKEKHAYFQDLIVYDIIQELLFNFDISSQKTVLSTEELQIYSDLKNCFINAELTSYLDLRNDSDSSFNKKSSCHILGLTPTLLSVQSPAVVDEIVKNKLVLQIEESVLKKCKAILNFLGQAGETSDKFIPAKMSQLAMKLDAQKQTMEESKQKLDVSQEKKDRLVWKDFQTLMESVNVLKKLLTSHRLKSQVDYDSVTGEYLISKCDALLLKAKVVELEVMCGTYTTDCVSALKVIRDQLNKYKKSICKEVSEASMALSAYESVGENFDQLVQEYSYLKAEIENKEWALKEFQNY; encoded by the exons ATGGCAGGAGCGGGCAGCAATGGTGTTTATAACGGAGAAAAATCAATTTATAAAG TAAACAACACTCTGCCAGTTTATGTTTCACAAGAAGACCTAGAGAAGTTTCCACAGTTTCAAAACTTTCTCTTGAAGTTGAGTAATCATATAAGCCCAGAAGGAACTAGTAAACAAGTGTTACAGGATGTACAACAA GCAGAAGAagaactgaagaaagaaaaacatgctTATTTCCAAGATCTGATTGTTTATGACATAATTCaggaattattatttaattttgacatCAGTAGTCAGAAAACGGTTCTCTCTACAGAAGAGTTGCAg ATTTATTCTGaccttaaaaactgttttataaacgcTGAGCTGACTAGCTACCTTGATTTACGTAATGACAGTGATAGCTCTTTCAACAAGAAAAGTTCCTGCCACATTCTTGGACTCACTCCAACACTTCTCTCAGTTCAGTCACCAGCTGTAGTGGATGAG ATTGTTAAGAATAAGCTAGTTCTACAGATAGAGGAAagtgttttaaagaaatgtaaagCCATTCTGAACTTTCTTGGTCAAG CAGGTGAAACAAGTGATAAGTTTATTCCTGCAAAGATGTCCCAGTTGGCAATGAAGTTGGATGCTCAGAAACAAACCATGGAGGAAAGTAAACAGAAGCTAGATGTTAGTCAAGAAAAGAAAGATAGGCTTGTCTGGAAAGATTTTCAG ACACTCATGGAGTCAGTTAATGTACTGAAGAAGTTACTAACAAGCCACAGGTTAAAGTCACAGGTTGACTATGATTCAGTCACTGGGGAATATCTCATTTCTAAGTGTGATGCCTTATTATTAAAAGCTAA AGTTGTGGAACTTGAAGTTATGTGTGGAACATATACAACAGACTGTGTGTCTGCTCTGAAGGTCATAAG AGACCAgttgaataaatacaaaaaatctaTATGTAAGGAAGTATCCGAAGCATCAATGGCGTTAAGTGCCTACGAGTCTGTCGGTGAAAACTTTGATCAGCTTGTTCAAGAATATTCGTACTTGAAGGCAGAGATCGAAAACAAGGAGTGGGCCTTGAAAGAGTTCCAAAATTATTAA
- the LOC143258357 gene encoding HAUS augmin-like complex subunit 4 isoform X2: protein MAGAGSNGVYNGEKSIYKVNNTLPVYVSQEDLEKFPQFQNFLLKLSNHISPEGTSKQVLQDVQQAEEELKKEKHAYFQDLIVYDIIQELLFNFDISSQKTVLSTEELQIYSDLKNCFINAELTSYLDLRNDSDSSFNKKSSCHILGLTPTLLSVQSPAVVDEIVKNKLVLQIEESVLKKCKAILNFLGQGETSDKFIPAKMSQLAMKLDAQKQTMEESKQKLDVSQEKKDRLVWKDFQTLMESVNVLKKLLTSHRLKSQVDYDSVTGEYLISKCDALLLKAKVVELEVMCGTYTTDCVSALKVIRDQLNKYKKSICKEVSEASMALSAYESVGENFDQLVQEYSYLKAEIENKEWALKEFQNY from the exons ATGGCAGGAGCGGGCAGCAATGGTGTTTATAACGGAGAAAAATCAATTTATAAAG TAAACAACACTCTGCCAGTTTATGTTTCACAAGAAGACCTAGAGAAGTTTCCACAGTTTCAAAACTTTCTCTTGAAGTTGAGTAATCATATAAGCCCAGAAGGAACTAGTAAACAAGTGTTACAGGATGTACAACAA GCAGAAGAagaactgaagaaagaaaaacatgctTATTTCCAAGATCTGATTGTTTATGACATAATTCaggaattattatttaattttgacatCAGTAGTCAGAAAACGGTTCTCTCTACAGAAGAGTTGCAg ATTTATTCTGaccttaaaaactgttttataaacgcTGAGCTGACTAGCTACCTTGATTTACGTAATGACAGTGATAGCTCTTTCAACAAGAAAAGTTCCTGCCACATTCTTGGACTCACTCCAACACTTCTCTCAGTTCAGTCACCAGCTGTAGTGGATGAG ATTGTTAAGAATAAGCTAGTTCTACAGATAGAGGAAagtgttttaaagaaatgtaaagCCATTCTGAACTTTCTTGGTCAAG GTGAAACAAGTGATAAGTTTATTCCTGCAAAGATGTCCCAGTTGGCAATGAAGTTGGATGCTCAGAAACAAACCATGGAGGAAAGTAAACAGAAGCTAGATGTTAGTCAAGAAAAGAAAGATAGGCTTGTCTGGAAAGATTTTCAG ACACTCATGGAGTCAGTTAATGTACTGAAGAAGTTACTAACAAGCCACAGGTTAAAGTCACAGGTTGACTATGATTCAGTCACTGGGGAATATCTCATTTCTAAGTGTGATGCCTTATTATTAAAAGCTAA AGTTGTGGAACTTGAAGTTATGTGTGGAACATATACAACAGACTGTGTGTCTGCTCTGAAGGTCATAAG AGACCAgttgaataaatacaaaaaatctaTATGTAAGGAAGTATCCGAAGCATCAATGGCGTTAAGTGCCTACGAGTCTGTCGGTGAAAACTTTGATCAGCTTGTTCAAGAATATTCGTACTTGAAGGCAGAGATCGAAAACAAGGAGTGGGCCTTGAAAGAGTTCCAAAATTATTAA